In Anabas testudineus chromosome 12, fAnaTes1.2, whole genome shotgun sequence, one genomic interval encodes:
- the eif4eb gene encoding eukaryotic translation initiation factor 4eb, with the protein MATAEPETNPSPTHPDEDGAEETSLEIVSPEAYIKHPLQNKWSLWFFKNDKSKTWQANLRLISKFDTVEDFWALYNHIQLSSNLMSGCDYSLFKDGIEPMWEDERNKRGGRWLITLTKQQRRLDLDRFWLETLLCLVGEAFDDYSDDVCGAVVNIRTKGDKIAVWTSDYENREAVTHIGRVYKERLGLPMKMTIGYQSHADTATKSGSTTKNKFVV; encoded by the exons GAAACCAATCCAAGTCCGACCCATCCTGATGAAGATGGAGCTGAGGAGACTAGCCTGGAGATTGTGAGCCCAGAGGCCTACATCAAACACCCCCTCCAGAACAA ATGGTCTCTGTGGTTCTTCAAGAATGACAAGAGTAAAACATGGCAGGCCAACCTGCGACTCATCTCTAAATTCGATACAGTGGAAGACTTCTGGGC TCTCTACAACCATATCCAGTTGTCAAGCAACCTCATGTCAGGCTGTGATTACTCTCTTTTTAAG GATGGCATTGAACCCATGTGGGAGGACGAGAGGAACAAGCGTGGCGGGCGCTGGCTCATCACACTCAccaagcagcagaggagattaGACCTGGACCGCTTCTGGCTGGAAACT CTCCTGTGCTTAGTCGGAGAGGCCTTTGACGACTACAGCGATGATGTCTGTGGAGCCGTGGTCAACATCCGCACAAAAGGAGATAAAATAGCCGTCTGGACATCAGACTATGAGAACCGTGAGGCTGTAACACACATAGG GAGAGTTTACAAGGAGCGCCTGGGGCTTCCCATGAAGATGACCATTGGCTACCAATCCCACGCCGACACAGCTACCAAAAGCGGGTCAACCACCAAGAACAAATTTGTCGTTTGA